In Chitinophaga nivalis, a single genomic region encodes these proteins:
- a CDS encoding MutS-related protein → MSFKIDRQSVGELNLMGKFRQGSVYFLFNKVKTRIGEKLMDEMFSHPLHDAAAINRRVAVFEFFEEKGIAFPFEADQVALMREYIDTTGGKSQWAVTVDMQLKKLLAGLTKDGRFKNTLLQLQATIVTLKKCFGLLELLRRENSPLQERVEALLTIMHQKDIRKILDCDIYKPMSTQTVSQYDFLLRNRHNEAMKNVLQFIAETDVYIAVSNVSRERHFCYATAVEKTENLFHARNLRHPCIAKAVGNDIEMKEGSNVLFLTGANMAGKSTWMKSIGIGMYMAHIGFPVAAAEMVFSVREGIFSSINVADNIAMGYSHFYAEVVRVKDAALAAATGEHLLLMFDELFKGTNVKDAFDGTLAVTEGFSEYNNCLFIVSTHIIEVGEALKDLPNVQFRFMPTVLEGNVPRYTYTLQEGITEDRQGMMIIENEGIIALINKM, encoded by the coding sequence ATGAGTTTTAAAATAGATCGCCAATCGGTAGGGGAGCTGAACCTCATGGGGAAATTCCGCCAGGGATCCGTATACTTTTTATTCAATAAAGTAAAAACCCGGATCGGAGAGAAACTGATGGATGAGATGTTTTCCCATCCGCTGCATGATGCCGCTGCCATCAACCGGCGGGTAGCAGTTTTTGAGTTTTTTGAAGAGAAAGGTATCGCATTTCCTTTTGAGGCCGACCAGGTTGCCCTGATGCGGGAGTATATTGACACGACGGGAGGAAAATCGCAATGGGCGGTGACGGTGGACATGCAACTGAAAAAGTTACTGGCCGGCCTTACGAAAGATGGCCGTTTCAAAAATACCCTGTTGCAGTTGCAGGCAACGATTGTAACGCTGAAGAAGTGTTTTGGCTTGCTGGAGTTGCTGCGGCGCGAAAACAGTCCTTTGCAGGAGCGGGTGGAAGCCTTACTGACCATTATGCATCAAAAGGATATCCGTAAAATTCTGGACTGCGATATCTACAAGCCGATGTCTACCCAAACGGTATCCCAGTATGATTTTCTGTTGCGCAACAGGCACAACGAAGCGATGAAGAACGTACTGCAGTTCATTGCAGAAACAGATGTATACATCGCGGTCAGCAACGTATCGCGTGAGCGGCATTTTTGTTACGCAACGGCAGTGGAGAAAACCGAAAATCTGTTCCATGCCCGTAATCTCCGGCATCCCTGTATCGCAAAAGCGGTGGGCAACGACATCGAAATGAAAGAGGGCAGTAATGTACTGTTTCTCACGGGAGCCAATATGGCGGGGAAGTCTACCTGGATGAAATCTATCGGTATTGGCATGTATATGGCGCATATTGGTTTCCCGGTAGCCGCTGCTGAAATGGTGTTTTCGGTGCGCGAAGGCATCTTCTCCAGCATCAATGTGGCTGACAACATCGCCATGGGGTACAGCCATTTCTATGCGGAAGTAGTCAGGGTAAAGGATGCTGCGCTGGCAGCAGCTACCGGCGAACACCTGCTGCTGATGTTCGATGAATTGTTTAAAGGCACCAATGTGAAAGACGCCTTTGATGGTACCCTGGCGGTTACGGAAGGATTCTCCGAATACAACAACTGCCTGTTTATTGTATCCACCCATATCATCGAAGTAGGGGAAGCGCTGAAAGACCTGCCTAATGTACAGTTTCGGTTTATGCCTACGGTGCTGGAAGGAAATGTGCCCAGGTACACCTACACTTTACAGGAAGGTATTACCGAAGACCGGCAGGGTATGATGATCATCGAAAATGAGGGCATCATTGCGCTGATTAATAAAATGTAA
- a CDS encoding S41 family peptidase — protein sequence MKQIFASGILMSLLTTSALAQVQPFTGFTRQDLKDDFKYAVELLKQQHPNPYKFTDTVTFNRKMDSLMNRLDKDPSLVSALRYSPVQLFNDVHLKLDYDEERVVDVFYGINHFPLAITTFKDRIIVNAKGATIPFGAEILRINKMPAAKLLSEIGYATYSDGFIRTGPDRTATSLSLFISLVFPEATSYEVVYQEPGAKSPTTIQLKAVDAKTGYHNRSLGELPFNTFLKRAYVTKEYQDKESTAILTVLTFMLAENAMYKELNDFFAEVKKRKISNVIIDIRSNGGGNPNMSALLYSFVALQPFDNVFNYRTKNIQLHNAENLLNGYGTKMGEEEVKQTENFLKQRFDYDSAAGFYYGNARLTEGSISNYPPDKNSFKGNVYVLISGGTVSAATYFAALVKNNKRGMLIGTETGSGEASTTAAWFNTYMLPKTKSKLTVPMSEIYFMKAKEDKGRGCLPDKELTFEAFQQYIHAGKDPEIQYTLDIIGGSKQ from the coding sequence ATGAAGCAAATTTTTGCATCAGGGATACTTATGTCCCTGCTCACTACATCTGCCCTGGCCCAGGTACAACCTTTTACCGGATTTACCAGACAGGATCTGAAAGATGATTTTAAATACGCCGTTGAGCTGTTGAAGCAGCAGCACCCGAATCCTTACAAGTTCACAGACACGGTGACGTTTAATCGTAAAATGGATTCCCTGATGAACCGGCTGGATAAAGATCCGTCGCTGGTAAGCGCTTTACGGTATTCTCCCGTACAGTTATTCAATGATGTGCACCTGAAACTGGATTATGATGAGGAACGTGTGGTGGATGTATTTTATGGTATTAATCATTTTCCACTGGCCATCACCACTTTCAAAGACAGGATCATTGTGAATGCCAAAGGAGCAACGATTCCTTTCGGCGCAGAGATACTGCGTATTAATAAAATGCCTGCTGCAAAGCTGCTCAGCGAAATTGGGTATGCTACTTATAGTGATGGCTTCATCAGAACGGGGCCCGATCGTACCGCAACAAGTCTTAGTTTGTTCATCAGCCTTGTTTTCCCGGAAGCCACCAGTTATGAAGTAGTATACCAGGAGCCCGGCGCTAAAAGCCCCACTACCATACAACTGAAAGCAGTAGATGCTAAAACCGGCTACCATAACCGAAGCCTGGGTGAGCTACCTTTTAATACTTTCCTGAAGCGTGCCTATGTAACGAAGGAATACCAGGATAAGGAGTCTACCGCCATCCTGACCGTTCTTACATTTATGCTGGCCGAAAATGCCATGTATAAGGAGTTGAACGATTTTTTCGCGGAAGTAAAGAAGCGCAAGATCAGCAATGTTATTATCGATATCCGGTCGAACGGCGGCGGCAACCCGAATATGTCTGCGCTGCTGTATTCCTTTGTGGCGTTACAGCCGTTCGACAATGTTTTCAATTACCGGACAAAGAATATACAGCTGCATAATGCCGAAAACCTGTTGAATGGTTACGGCACCAAAATGGGAGAAGAAGAAGTAAAGCAGACCGAGAACTTTCTGAAACAACGGTTCGATTACGACAGTGCAGCCGGGTTTTATTATGGTAATGCGCGCCTGACAGAAGGTTCTATATCCAACTATCCGCCGGATAAGAATAGCTTTAAAGGTAACGTGTATGTGCTGATCAGCGGCGGTACAGTAAGTGCCGCTACTTACTTTGCTGCGCTGGTGAAGAATAACAAGCGTGGTATGCTGATCGGTACGGAAACCGGTAGTGGCGAAGCATCCACTACAGCGGCATGGTTCAATACCTATATGCTGCCTAAAACAAAAAGCAAGTTAACTGTTCCGATGAGCGAAATATATTTTATGAAGGCGAAGGAAGATAAGGGGAGAGGTTGTCTGCCCGACAAAGAGCTGACTTTTGAAGCGTTTCAGCAATACATCCATGCGGGCAAAGATCCGGAGATCCAATATACGTTGGACATAATAGGGGGCAGTAAGCAATAG
- a CDS encoding class I lanthipeptide, with protein sequence MKKQNVKKISLKKINIATLNPESQQQVNGGGNTWNSGAIKSCFEICVPVVSRLIYCPTLKGISCFATNC encoded by the coding sequence ATGAAAAAACAAAACGTCAAAAAAATATCGCTTAAGAAAATCAACATTGCCACTTTAAACCCCGAGAGCCAGCAGCAGGTGAATGGTGGCGGAAATACGTGGAACAGCGGTGCCATCAAAAGTTGTTTTGAAATCTGCGTTCCTGTTGTAAGCAGGCTGATTTATTGTCCTACTCTAAAAGGTATCAGTTGCTTTGCAACTAATTGTTGA